The proteins below are encoded in one region of Helianthus annuus cultivar XRQ/B chromosome 2, HanXRQr2.0-SUNRISE, whole genome shotgun sequence:
- the LOC110934127 gene encoding uncharacterized mitochondrial protein AtMg00810-like: MIVVCLYVDDIVYTSSSEKLLAEFRQKMVNEFEMTDIGQLNYFLGLEVTQRKDGTFVGRHKYARDLLNRFGMSKCKIATTPMNVNEKLQLEDGGAAADEYQFRSLVGGLIYLAHSRPDIAHAVGVISRFMHKPSAIHLGAAKRVLRYVAGSIDLGLWYGKTGSVNLTGYTDSDWASCVEDRKSTSANVFSIGSGVVSWCSKKQEVVALSTTEAEYIAATAAACQATWLRKILIKLGQEQKAATPIFCDNMSTVFLQKIRRIMERVNTLTSNIILYEIWLKEGRLS; the protein is encoded by the coding sequence ATGATTGTGGTATGTTTGTATGTGGACGATATTGTGTACACTAGTTCATCAGAGAAACTACTTGCAGAATTTAGACAAAAGATGGTGAATGAATTCGAGATGACGGATATTGGGCAGCTGAACTATTTTCTTGGCTTGGAGGTAACTCAAAGAAAAGATGGTACATTCGTTGGTCGGCATAAGTATGCTCGTGATTTGTTAAATCGGTTTGGTATGAGTAAGTGTAAAATTGCTACCACTCCGATGAATGTTAATGAAAAGTTACAACTGGAAGATGGAGGAGCTGCTGCAGATGAATATCAGTTTAGAAGTCTGGTAGGTGGTCTCATTTACTTGGCTCATTCTCGTCCCGATATTGCGCATGCGGTGGGGGTCATTTCAAGGTTCATGCACAAACCTTCTGCAATTCACTTGGGAGCAGCAAAAAGGGTACTGAGGTATGTTGCTGGTTCCATTGATCTTGGTCTTTGGTACGGGAAAACAGGAAGTGTTAATCTCACTGGGTACACGGATAGTGATTGGGCGAGTTGTGTGGAAGATAGAAAGAGTACATCAGCAAATGTGTTCTCGATTGGGTCTGGTGTTGTCTCATGGTGCTCAAAGAAACAAGAAGTTGTGGCCCTTTCAACGAcagaggctgaatacattgctgccacTGCTGCTGCTTGTCAAGCTACTTGGCTAAGGAAAATTCTAATAAAGCTTGGACAGGAACAAAAAGCTGCTACACCAATCTTCTGTGATAACATGTCAACAGTTTTCTTACAAAAAATCAGGCGTATCATGGAAAGAGTAAACACATTGACATCAAATATCATTTTATACGAAATCTGGTTGAAGGAGGGCAGATTGAGTTGA